A section of the Castanea sativa cultivar Marrone di Chiusa Pesio chromosome 12, ASM4071231v1 genome encodes:
- the LOC142619851 gene encoding uncharacterized protein LOC142619851 isoform X1, whose amino-acid sequence MKPRANEVPRAQKSQSVQGEGPNWIIIAGGALLSALSIRLGYKLKQALDVRQQENASNGLKVVYYSGNGKSSDRRKAAGSRLHSNVYSFAQEDDGCFNCISGNNHFETGTEGIMEIKCPPNGQMMTESDGALPLVTVPPPEFNKDNGVIWSSSPDRLELPPKRFHHSNCSDSPCVSESGSDIFTKREVIHKLRQQLKRRDDMILEMQDQIVELQNSLNAQLAHSTHLQSQLDATNRDLFDSEREIQRLRKAIADHCVAHAGPNDKPSSPTIWPSEARNGHANGYLDGESNFELPEKGKGDGERIEMLKREVGDLKDVIEGKEYLLQNYKEQRAELSMKIKDLQNRLDSQLPNIL is encoded by the exons ATGAAACCAAGGGCAAATGAGGTACCGAGAGCTCAGAAGTCACAGAGTGTTCAGGGTGAAGGGCCAAATTGGATTATCATTGCTGGTGGTGCCTTGTTAAGTGCATTGTCAATTCGCCTTGGTTACAAGCTGAAGCAGGCACTTGATGTGAGGCAGCAAGAGAACGCTAGTAATGGTTTGAAAG TTGTTTACTACTCAGGTAACGGGAAATCCTCTGACAGAAGGAAGGCTGCTGGTTCCCGCTTGCATTCTAACGTGTATTCATTTGCACAAGAAGATGATGGCTGCTTCAATTGCATTTCAG GTAATAATCACTTTGAAACAGGAACTGAAGGCATCATGGAGATAAAGTGCCCACCCAATGGCCAGATGATGACTGAATCTGATGGAGCTCTTCCTTTGGTCACTGTTCCCCCTCCTGAATTTAACAAGGATAATGGTGTTATTTGGTCATCTTCTCCTGATCGCCTTGAATTGCCTCCAAAGCGATTCCACCATTCAAACTGCTCAGACTCTCCGTGTGTCTCAGAATCTGGCTCTGATATTTTTACCAAGCGAGAAGTAATACATAAACTGAGGCAGCAGCTGAAGAGAAGAGATGATATGATACTGGAGATGCAAGATCAGATTGTGGAGTTGCAGAATTCACTAAATGCTCAGCTGGCACATTCGACACATCTGCAGTCACAGCTTGATGCCACAAACAGGGACTTATTTGATTCTGAGAGAGAGATCCAGAGACTGAGGAAGGCAATTGCGGATCACTGTGTGGCACATGCGGGCCCCAACGACAAGCCTTCCTCACCAACAATTTGGCCATCTGAGGCAAGAAATGGCCATGCAAATGGGTATCTTGATGGTGAGAGCAATTTTGAGCTGCCAGAGAAAGGAAAGGGAGATGGGGAGAGGATTGAGATGCTTAAGAGAGAAGTAGGAGATTTGAAGGACGTGATAGAAGGGAAAGAATATTTACTGCAAAACTACAAGGAGCAAAGGGCTGAGCTTTCCATGAAGATCAAGGACTTGCAGAATAGATTGGATTCTCAACTTCCTAATATTTTGTAG
- the LOC142619851 gene encoding uncharacterized protein LOC142619851 isoform X4, whose amino-acid sequence MKPRANEVPRAQKSQSVQGEGPNWIIIAGGALLSALSIRLGYKLKQALDVRQQENASNGLKVVYYSGNGKSSDRRKAAGSRLHSNVYSFAQEDDGCFNCISGTEGIMEIKCPPNGQMMTESDGALPLVTVPPPEFNKDNGVIWSSSPDRLELPPKRFHHSNCSDSPCVSESGSDIFTKREVIHKLRQQLKRRDDMILEMQDQIVELQNSLNAQLAHSTHLQSQLDATNRDLFDSEREIQRLRKAIADHCVAHAGPNDKPSSPTIWPSEARNGHANGYLDGESNFELPEKGKGDGERIEMLKREVGDLKDVIEGKEYLLQNYKEQRAELSMKIKDLQNRLDSQLPNIL is encoded by the exons ATGAAACCAAGGGCAAATGAGGTACCGAGAGCTCAGAAGTCACAGAGTGTTCAGGGTGAAGGGCCAAATTGGATTATCATTGCTGGTGGTGCCTTGTTAAGTGCATTGTCAATTCGCCTTGGTTACAAGCTGAAGCAGGCACTTGATGTGAGGCAGCAAGAGAACGCTAGTAATGGTTTGAAAG TTGTTTACTACTCAGGTAACGGGAAATCCTCTGACAGAAGGAAGGCTGCTGGTTCCCGCTTGCATTCTAACGTGTATTCATTTGCACAAGAAGATGATGGCTGCTTCAATTGCATTTCAG GAACTGAAGGCATCATGGAGATAAAGTGCCCACCCAATGGCCAGATGATGACTGAATCTGATGGAGCTCTTCCTTTGGTCACTGTTCCCCCTCCTGAATTTAACAAGGATAATGGTGTTATTTGGTCATCTTCTCCTGATCGCCTTGAATTGCCTCCAAAGCGATTCCACCATTCAAACTGCTCAGACTCTCCGTGTGTCTCAGAATCTGGCTCTGATATTTTTACCAAGCGAGAAGTAATACATAAACTGAGGCAGCAGCTGAAGAGAAGAGATGATATGATACTGGAGATGCAAGATCAGATTGTGGAGTTGCAGAATTCACTAAATGCTCAGCTGGCACATTCGACACATCTGCAGTCACAGCTTGATGCCACAAACAGGGACTTATTTGATTCTGAGAGAGAGATCCAGAGACTGAGGAAGGCAATTGCGGATCACTGTGTGGCACATGCGGGCCCCAACGACAAGCCTTCCTCACCAACAATTTGGCCATCTGAGGCAAGAAATGGCCATGCAAATGGGTATCTTGATGGTGAGAGCAATTTTGAGCTGCCAGAGAAAGGAAAGGGAGATGGGGAGAGGATTGAGATGCTTAAGAGAGAAGTAGGAGATTTGAAGGACGTGATAGAAGGGAAAGAATATTTACTGCAAAACTACAAGGAGCAAAGGGCTGAGCTTTCCATGAAGATCAAGGACTTGCAGAATAGATTGGATTCTCAACTTCCTAATATTTTGTAG
- the LOC142619851 gene encoding uncharacterized protein LOC142619851 isoform X5, producing MKPRANEVPRAQKSQSVQGEGPNWIIIAGGALLSALSIRLGYKLKQALDVRQQENASNGLKGLILCNGKSSDRRKAAGSRLHSNVYSFAQEDDGCFNCISGTEGIMEIKCPPNGQMMTESDGALPLVTVPPPEFNKDNGVIWSSSPDRLELPPKRFHHSNCSDSPCVSESGSDIFTKREVIHKLRQQLKRRDDMILEMQDQIVELQNSLNAQLAHSTHLQSQLDATNRDLFDSEREIQRLRKAIADHCVAHAGPNDKPSSPTIWPSEARNGHANGYLDGESNFELPEKGKGDGERIEMLKREVGDLKDVIEGKEYLLQNYKEQRAELSMKIKDLQNRLDSQLPNIL from the exons ATGAAACCAAGGGCAAATGAGGTACCGAGAGCTCAGAAGTCACAGAGTGTTCAGGGTGAAGGGCCAAATTGGATTATCATTGCTGGTGGTGCCTTGTTAAGTGCATTGTCAATTCGCCTTGGTTACAAGCTGAAGCAGGCACTTGATGTGAGGCAGCAAGAGAACGCTAGTAATGGTTTGAAAGGTCTCATATTAT GTAACGGGAAATCCTCTGACAGAAGGAAGGCTGCTGGTTCCCGCTTGCATTCTAACGTGTATTCATTTGCACAAGAAGATGATGGCTGCTTCAATTGCATTTCAG GAACTGAAGGCATCATGGAGATAAAGTGCCCACCCAATGGCCAGATGATGACTGAATCTGATGGAGCTCTTCCTTTGGTCACTGTTCCCCCTCCTGAATTTAACAAGGATAATGGTGTTATTTGGTCATCTTCTCCTGATCGCCTTGAATTGCCTCCAAAGCGATTCCACCATTCAAACTGCTCAGACTCTCCGTGTGTCTCAGAATCTGGCTCTGATATTTTTACCAAGCGAGAAGTAATACATAAACTGAGGCAGCAGCTGAAGAGAAGAGATGATATGATACTGGAGATGCAAGATCAGATTGTGGAGTTGCAGAATTCACTAAATGCTCAGCTGGCACATTCGACACATCTGCAGTCACAGCTTGATGCCACAAACAGGGACTTATTTGATTCTGAGAGAGAGATCCAGAGACTGAGGAAGGCAATTGCGGATCACTGTGTGGCACATGCGGGCCCCAACGACAAGCCTTCCTCACCAACAATTTGGCCATCTGAGGCAAGAAATGGCCATGCAAATGGGTATCTTGATGGTGAGAGCAATTTTGAGCTGCCAGAGAAAGGAAAGGGAGATGGGGAGAGGATTGAGATGCTTAAGAGAGAAGTAGGAGATTTGAAGGACGTGATAGAAGGGAAAGAATATTTACTGCAAAACTACAAGGAGCAAAGGGCTGAGCTTTCCATGAAGATCAAGGACTTGCAGAATAGATTGGATTCTCAACTTCCTAATATTTTGTAG
- the LOC142619851 gene encoding uncharacterized protein LOC142619851 isoform X3 produces MKPRANEVPRAQKSQSVQGEGPNWIIIAGGALLSALSIRLGYKLKQALDVRQQENASNGLKGNGKSSDRRKAAGSRLHSNVYSFAQEDDGCFNCISGNNHFETGTEGIMEIKCPPNGQMMTESDGALPLVTVPPPEFNKDNGVIWSSSPDRLELPPKRFHHSNCSDSPCVSESGSDIFTKREVIHKLRQQLKRRDDMILEMQDQIVELQNSLNAQLAHSTHLQSQLDATNRDLFDSEREIQRLRKAIADHCVAHAGPNDKPSSPTIWPSEARNGHANGYLDGESNFELPEKGKGDGERIEMLKREVGDLKDVIEGKEYLLQNYKEQRAELSMKIKDLQNRLDSQLPNIL; encoded by the exons ATGAAACCAAGGGCAAATGAGGTACCGAGAGCTCAGAAGTCACAGAGTGTTCAGGGTGAAGGGCCAAATTGGATTATCATTGCTGGTGGTGCCTTGTTAAGTGCATTGTCAATTCGCCTTGGTTACAAGCTGAAGCAGGCACTTGATGTGAGGCAGCAAGAGAACGCTAGTAATGGTTTGAAAG GTAACGGGAAATCCTCTGACAGAAGGAAGGCTGCTGGTTCCCGCTTGCATTCTAACGTGTATTCATTTGCACAAGAAGATGATGGCTGCTTCAATTGCATTTCAG GTAATAATCACTTTGAAACAGGAACTGAAGGCATCATGGAGATAAAGTGCCCACCCAATGGCCAGATGATGACTGAATCTGATGGAGCTCTTCCTTTGGTCACTGTTCCCCCTCCTGAATTTAACAAGGATAATGGTGTTATTTGGTCATCTTCTCCTGATCGCCTTGAATTGCCTCCAAAGCGATTCCACCATTCAAACTGCTCAGACTCTCCGTGTGTCTCAGAATCTGGCTCTGATATTTTTACCAAGCGAGAAGTAATACATAAACTGAGGCAGCAGCTGAAGAGAAGAGATGATATGATACTGGAGATGCAAGATCAGATTGTGGAGTTGCAGAATTCACTAAATGCTCAGCTGGCACATTCGACACATCTGCAGTCACAGCTTGATGCCACAAACAGGGACTTATTTGATTCTGAGAGAGAGATCCAGAGACTGAGGAAGGCAATTGCGGATCACTGTGTGGCACATGCGGGCCCCAACGACAAGCCTTCCTCACCAACAATTTGGCCATCTGAGGCAAGAAATGGCCATGCAAATGGGTATCTTGATGGTGAGAGCAATTTTGAGCTGCCAGAGAAAGGAAAGGGAGATGGGGAGAGGATTGAGATGCTTAAGAGAGAAGTAGGAGATTTGAAGGACGTGATAGAAGGGAAAGAATATTTACTGCAAAACTACAAGGAGCAAAGGGCTGAGCTTTCCATGAAGATCAAGGACTTGCAGAATAGATTGGATTCTCAACTTCCTAATATTTTGTAG
- the LOC142619851 gene encoding uncharacterized protein LOC142619851 isoform X6 — MKPRANEVPRAQKSQSVQGEGPNWIIIAGGALLSALSIRLGYKLKQALDVRQQENASNGLKGNGKSSDRRKAAGSRLHSNVYSFAQEDDGCFNCISGTEGIMEIKCPPNGQMMTESDGALPLVTVPPPEFNKDNGVIWSSSPDRLELPPKRFHHSNCSDSPCVSESGSDIFTKREVIHKLRQQLKRRDDMILEMQDQIVELQNSLNAQLAHSTHLQSQLDATNRDLFDSEREIQRLRKAIADHCVAHAGPNDKPSSPTIWPSEARNGHANGYLDGESNFELPEKGKGDGERIEMLKREVGDLKDVIEGKEYLLQNYKEQRAELSMKIKDLQNRLDSQLPNIL, encoded by the exons ATGAAACCAAGGGCAAATGAGGTACCGAGAGCTCAGAAGTCACAGAGTGTTCAGGGTGAAGGGCCAAATTGGATTATCATTGCTGGTGGTGCCTTGTTAAGTGCATTGTCAATTCGCCTTGGTTACAAGCTGAAGCAGGCACTTGATGTGAGGCAGCAAGAGAACGCTAGTAATGGTTTGAAAG GTAACGGGAAATCCTCTGACAGAAGGAAGGCTGCTGGTTCCCGCTTGCATTCTAACGTGTATTCATTTGCACAAGAAGATGATGGCTGCTTCAATTGCATTTCAG GAACTGAAGGCATCATGGAGATAAAGTGCCCACCCAATGGCCAGATGATGACTGAATCTGATGGAGCTCTTCCTTTGGTCACTGTTCCCCCTCCTGAATTTAACAAGGATAATGGTGTTATTTGGTCATCTTCTCCTGATCGCCTTGAATTGCCTCCAAAGCGATTCCACCATTCAAACTGCTCAGACTCTCCGTGTGTCTCAGAATCTGGCTCTGATATTTTTACCAAGCGAGAAGTAATACATAAACTGAGGCAGCAGCTGAAGAGAAGAGATGATATGATACTGGAGATGCAAGATCAGATTGTGGAGTTGCAGAATTCACTAAATGCTCAGCTGGCACATTCGACACATCTGCAGTCACAGCTTGATGCCACAAACAGGGACTTATTTGATTCTGAGAGAGAGATCCAGAGACTGAGGAAGGCAATTGCGGATCACTGTGTGGCACATGCGGGCCCCAACGACAAGCCTTCCTCACCAACAATTTGGCCATCTGAGGCAAGAAATGGCCATGCAAATGGGTATCTTGATGGTGAGAGCAATTTTGAGCTGCCAGAGAAAGGAAAGGGAGATGGGGAGAGGATTGAGATGCTTAAGAGAGAAGTAGGAGATTTGAAGGACGTGATAGAAGGGAAAGAATATTTACTGCAAAACTACAAGGAGCAAAGGGCTGAGCTTTCCATGAAGATCAAGGACTTGCAGAATAGATTGGATTCTCAACTTCCTAATATTTTGTAG
- the LOC142619851 gene encoding uncharacterized protein LOC142619851 isoform X2, translating into MKPRANEVPRAQKSQSVQGEGPNWIIIAGGALLSALSIRLGYKLKQALDVRQQENASNGLKGLILCNGKSSDRRKAAGSRLHSNVYSFAQEDDGCFNCISGNNHFETGTEGIMEIKCPPNGQMMTESDGALPLVTVPPPEFNKDNGVIWSSSPDRLELPPKRFHHSNCSDSPCVSESGSDIFTKREVIHKLRQQLKRRDDMILEMQDQIVELQNSLNAQLAHSTHLQSQLDATNRDLFDSEREIQRLRKAIADHCVAHAGPNDKPSSPTIWPSEARNGHANGYLDGESNFELPEKGKGDGERIEMLKREVGDLKDVIEGKEYLLQNYKEQRAELSMKIKDLQNRLDSQLPNIL; encoded by the exons ATGAAACCAAGGGCAAATGAGGTACCGAGAGCTCAGAAGTCACAGAGTGTTCAGGGTGAAGGGCCAAATTGGATTATCATTGCTGGTGGTGCCTTGTTAAGTGCATTGTCAATTCGCCTTGGTTACAAGCTGAAGCAGGCACTTGATGTGAGGCAGCAAGAGAACGCTAGTAATGGTTTGAAAGGTCTCATATTAT GTAACGGGAAATCCTCTGACAGAAGGAAGGCTGCTGGTTCCCGCTTGCATTCTAACGTGTATTCATTTGCACAAGAAGATGATGGCTGCTTCAATTGCATTTCAG GTAATAATCACTTTGAAACAGGAACTGAAGGCATCATGGAGATAAAGTGCCCACCCAATGGCCAGATGATGACTGAATCTGATGGAGCTCTTCCTTTGGTCACTGTTCCCCCTCCTGAATTTAACAAGGATAATGGTGTTATTTGGTCATCTTCTCCTGATCGCCTTGAATTGCCTCCAAAGCGATTCCACCATTCAAACTGCTCAGACTCTCCGTGTGTCTCAGAATCTGGCTCTGATATTTTTACCAAGCGAGAAGTAATACATAAACTGAGGCAGCAGCTGAAGAGAAGAGATGATATGATACTGGAGATGCAAGATCAGATTGTGGAGTTGCAGAATTCACTAAATGCTCAGCTGGCACATTCGACACATCTGCAGTCACAGCTTGATGCCACAAACAGGGACTTATTTGATTCTGAGAGAGAGATCCAGAGACTGAGGAAGGCAATTGCGGATCACTGTGTGGCACATGCGGGCCCCAACGACAAGCCTTCCTCACCAACAATTTGGCCATCTGAGGCAAGAAATGGCCATGCAAATGGGTATCTTGATGGTGAGAGCAATTTTGAGCTGCCAGAGAAAGGAAAGGGAGATGGGGAGAGGATTGAGATGCTTAAGAGAGAAGTAGGAGATTTGAAGGACGTGATAGAAGGGAAAGAATATTTACTGCAAAACTACAAGGAGCAAAGGGCTGAGCTTTCCATGAAGATCAAGGACTTGCAGAATAGATTGGATTCTCAACTTCCTAATATTTTGTAG